Part of the Antennarius striatus isolate MH-2024 chromosome 6, ASM4005453v1, whole genome shotgun sequence genome, ATAACAAGAGGACCGACCTGAAAAGACCACATGGCAGCTTTCTGCTACACATGGGACCtgttcattatgtaaaaaatgtacatgtcaaacatgaaattgttttgtttgaacATAATATCTCATgttaagaaaaatgaaagaaattgcaaaaaattgcaaaaaatgcGTCGATTTTAATTGGTATCATTTTTGGCCTCAATTGTGGAGGAGTAGCAGAGTGATACAAAAACTAATTTCTTGAAatcaatgacaaaataaaactgcataTAGCCGCAtgtcaaaaaacatgttttatgaggAATAGCTGGAATCTGAAAATATTACAACTCTTTATTTTGAAGATTTTGAAGGGGAACAAAGTTTATCGCAAAACCACattgaatttcccttgggatcattataTATCTATTTTAATTGGTCATTTTTGACTCCACTCGTGGAAGACTTTAGGTAAGTTGTGCATCTGATATACTGGCAAGCTTGATACTCGTCACAACGTACTGATGAGTCAAACACCAACTTACATGTGTgatgtaatgtaaattatgtcATTAACCTGATCTTGcacttttcattttcactcACAGGAACTCAAACGGGAGGAGGGTCAGGGATGCCCCCGCTACCTGGAGCAGAGCTGGTCCAGACCCCGGTGCAGCTGTACCGGTATCTCCTCAGGTGCTGCAGACAGTTACCGACTCCAGCCATGCAAAAGCATTATCGACACGCCATCAGACAGGTGAGCCCGTCGCTGCTGCCGCGCAGCAGTCTGAAGGCTGTCATGCTATCAGAACAAACTGTCAGACCGGTTGTACCAGCACTGACCTTTTGGCCTCTTCCCACTCTATGAATGACCCTCATCCTCTACAGAGTTTCAACAGTCACTCGGATGAAGACAACCCAGAGAGAATCCAGATGATCATCCAAAGAGCTCTAGGAGACGCTGAGTGGATTCTTGATAAGGTAAGGATGACGCGTTTCTGACTCGGTTTGATCTCCTGTGGTTCTGACCTGTCCTCTCGCTCCAGTATAAGAAGATCAAGTGACGTTCTTGAACCACGGAGGCCTCTGTGCGAGTCTCATTGTCCTGTCCCGAGTCAGAGGTCATCGTCCTGGATTGAACGACTCAgcccaataaataaatgacctcTGGGTTTAGTGTATCAAACTGCACATGGTCATAAACTGAAAGGAATTAATctgtaataaattatttcagaaGAATTCAGTTGTCTCATTGAGCTTTGTCTCAGAAAGTCAAAGGTCATCTCACCACTCAGCTCcactgggtggggggggctggtggCGTCCAATCCTCCACCAGGTGGGGCTCCAGCTT contains:
- the lyrm9 gene encoding LYR motif-containing protein 9; translated protein: MPPLPGAELVQTPVQLYRYLLRCCRQLPTPAMQKHYRHAIRQSFNSHSDEDNPERIQMIIQRALGDAEWILDKYKKIK